One genomic window of Deinococcus detaillensis includes the following:
- a CDS encoding DUF2171 domain-containing protein has translation MTMQSQIREHMPVKCADGMNHGEVDKVDGDYIKLTKDDSSTHHWLPLSAIDHVDEHVHLKLSHEQVHQQWLSEDPHPEHRQ, from the coding sequence ATGACCATGCAGAGCCAGATCAGAGAACACATGCCCGTGAAATGCGCCGACGGAATGAACCACGGCGAAGTCGACAAGGTCGACGGGGACTACATCAAGCTGACCAAGGACGACTCCAGCACCCACCACTGGCTGCCGCTGAGCGCCATCGATCACGTCGACGAGCATGTTCACCTCAAGCTCAGCCACGAACAGGTCCACCAGCAGTGGCTCAGCGAAGATCCTCATCCCGAGCACCGCCAGTAA